GTTTATCTTAAAAAATGGCAAGAAATTTGAAGCTATACTTGCTGAACAGGATCAACCATATAGAAGATTCGAATTTCTTCTGCCTACTAATCAGTATCATCCTTACTATTTAAAGGTTCTTCAAAAGAATCAGGAGGTAAATCTTACAAAACATTATTTCATGTTATTTCCACAACATTTATAGTAATAGAGATTTCCTTTTCATTCTTTTGCTGAATATTAAAGACTTGGTGTAGTAGTTATCTATGTATGCCTCTTTGATACAAAACTGATTATTGAACCCCTTTCATGCTCCCTTTTACTAGTTATGATGTCTGAACTTCTCCATTCAATTAGTTCTCATTGCCAGTCAGTTGGGTACCTTGAATTTTCTTTTGACGTTCTGTATATGTGCTTTGTGCTTGCTTTATAGATCTCCCTCCGATATGTTGCATACCAAGCATCGACTAACATATAACCATTCCAATGCTTTGATTTGGGCCTTTTCATATTATACTATTGTGTTTCGGGGTAGTAGTTCACTTGTTTTTTACAAGTAGTATTTTACAAAAGTAGTCACTTATTGATCAGCAAAAAGTAGCAATTATTTCACCCTTATTCTCGTCATTTCTAATAAACGAGGCACATGTCCAGTAACTGGTATCCTCCAATGATCACtttaaagtttattattttgGCGAGACCATTTTACTGTATCTATTGATAAGAATAAATTTATTGTCGTCTCCATTTCTTTGCTACTTTTTAGTTGATAATGCAATTTTCATATTcgagtttatttattttttcttccttGTCACTAATGTGCTTGACTTCCTCAACAGTCTGGCATACCTGGCAAAGGCTGTGTCTCTGAAAAGCATGGATCCATGGCGCATGGAATGGAGAAAAGAAGTGCTAAATGTGGAGAAGGTAATGCAAATTCTTCGGGATTTGCTGATAATGACATACCTTGTGACTACGATAAGGAGAAATTCCGAATGATAATTGGAAAATCCAAGAAGGATGTACTAGATCCACCTCCTAATGTGAACCAGCCCCAAGGTGAAGTCACTATAGATGCAGATGTTACTGCAGCTATACTTAGGGCTGCCACCAGGggcatcaagaatccaaatCTTGAGCTGTTCCCAAAGCTTTCATGGGGCAGTATTGGTGAAGACCCCAGTGATGAGTCTGGACAGTCCTTAAGCTTTGGGAGTCTCCACACATCTCAACCTCAAAGTTCAGTCCAAAAGCAAAATGCAGTTGGGCAGCCTAGCGTTGCTTCCCCTGTAGCAACGGTTAGAGCAGAGACGGCTGCTCGTGCAGCTGCTAGTGAGGCTGATTCCTCTGAAGCATCCTTGACTAAAGAAGAAAAGCTGAAGGCTGAGAGATTGAAACGTGCTAAAACGTTTGCTGCCATGATAAAAAGTGGAGCTGCACCTTTGAAACCGAAGCCATTGCATAGTTCATCATTTGAACCACCTGGTTCTGGGATTTCCTCCTCTGGCAATGAGGTTCCAATTTCATTAGGGAAAGAAAGGGAGGGTAGTTCGGTTCCAATGGATGTTGATGCCTTGGGCTATATTGATAAATCTGAGAAGAAAATTATTGTTGACGAACGCAACGAACAAAGATCAAAGAGGAGCTACCGGTCGAAATCTAAAAGAcatgaaggagatgaagaagaGAGTGTtgaggaggaggaagaagatgataaaataGATCATAAGCATTCAAGGAAGAAGCACCGTTCTTATAAATCATCACGCCACAGTGAAGACAAGCATAGGCACAGGAAACGACATTCCTCGTCCAAAGACAGAGAATCTCAACACAGTCGTAAGTGTGGCATAGACGATGATCGGTGTTCTCGGTATCGACGAAAACACAATAGCCCCTCAGATAGTGGGGAACATAGATCCTCAAGAAGGCAGCATAAACATCATATCTCATCTGACGATGAACATCGACTTACTAGACACAGACACAAGTGTGGTGGTTCATCTGAAGATGAGTATGAGCAGAGGACTGAACATGGACACAAAAATGGTGGTTCCCCTGACAACAAGGGTCGTCACAGGAGCAAAACCACTAAACATAGGAAACATAGGTCTGAAAGAGAACCCGAGTTGGAAGAAGGGGAGATCTGTGCTAAGTCAGATCAATCAAAAGCAAATGAAAGTGACCGAGTGAGTAGGGAAACTTctatagatttgttaaaatcaTACCAACAAGAGAGTGCCCCATCACAGCCCTCTGAATCCACGGAGGTCTCTGATGAGTTTAGAGCCAAAATCCGTGCCATGTTGATGGCAACCATGTAGTGGGTGGAATTTGTTTTctatatattattgtattttaacAAGTTTATAACTGTCATTACTAttcatttttatcttttttcttgtTCTGAAGAAagatttatttcttttattagtAATGAGCTCAAGTGATGTTTCCTTTTCTGTTCCTACAatgatttaatttatcttttcta
This Cannabis sativa cultivar Pink pepper isolate KNU-18-1 chromosome 6, ASM2916894v1, whole genome shotgun sequence DNA region includes the following protein-coding sequences:
- the LOC115695834 gene encoding uncharacterized protein LOC115695834 isoform X2 codes for the protein MPDHSLHAYFRFLVDHQELLKSDVDGKQLEEEKKGDTRRDQTGGALSLLGSIYGSGEEEDDTTEDAPEANTNRSNEMVDGVSTSVSHRSEHTESTVNVMVKSDVSNNKSSLKEKVHVIKRNQSINNNVKSRTTSLLKKDGVGLGSICAATSKSQAFAGPSIPKVERPILEPPSDLKRTVDKIVEFILKNGKKFEAILAEQDQPYRRFEFLLPTNQYHPYYLKVLQKNQESGIPGKGCVSEKHGSMAHGMEKRSAKCGEGNANSSGFADNDIPCDYDKEKFRMIIGKSKKDVLDPPPNVNQPQGEVTIDADVTAAILRAATRGIKNPNLELFPKLSWGSIGEDPSDESGQSLSFGSLHTSQPQSSVQKQNAVGQPSVASPVATVRAETAARAAASEADSSEASLTKEEKLKAERLKRAKTFAAMIKSGAAPLKPKPLHSSSFEPPGSGISSSGNEVPISLGKEREGSSVPMDVDALGYIDKSEKKIIVDERNEQRSKRSYRSKSKRHEGDEEESVEEEEEDDKIDHKHSRKKHRSYKSSRHSEDKHRHRKRHSSSKDRESQHSRKCGIDDDRCSRYRRKHNSPSDSGEHRSSRRQHKHHISSDDEHRLTRHRHKCGGSSEDEYEQRTEHGHKNGGSPDNKGRHRSKTTKHRKHRSEREPELEEGEICAKSDQSKANESDRVSRETSIDLLKSYQQESAPSQPSESTEVSDEFRAKIRAMLMATM
- the LOC115695834 gene encoding uncharacterized protein LOC115695834 isoform X1; translation: MDLEVVGRHALFFDDDANAAFVNSRDALVEWNSLFIDRYDVRHFLSAPPPPRNHRRQVLEPDLDHERYLDLPSLSDEQEQGVSKDEEAVVDSGYRAVAFSYGNFDGAAEQKDTEVESIFHPPFPVPESLIRNLPPSEKVHQIIARTATFVSQHGGQSEIVLRVKQGDNPTFGFLMPDHSLHAYFRFLVDHQELLKSDVDGKQLEEEKKGDTRRDQTGGALSLLGSIYGSGEEEDDTTEDAPEANTNRSNEMVDGVSTSVSHRSEHTESTVNVMVKSDVSNNKSSLKEKVHVIKRNQSINNNVKSRTTSLLKKDGVGLGSICAATSKSQAFAGPSIPKVERPILEPPSDLKRTVDKIVEFILKNGKKFEAILAEQDQPYRRFEFLLPTNQYHPYYLKVLQKNQESGIPGKGCVSEKHGSMAHGMEKRSAKCGEGNANSSGFADNDIPCDYDKEKFRMIIGKSKKDVLDPPPNVNQPQGEVTIDADVTAAILRAATRGIKNPNLELFPKLSWGSIGEDPSDESGQSLSFGSLHTSQPQSSVQKQNAVGQPSVASPVATVRAETAARAAASEADSSEASLTKEEKLKAERLKRAKTFAAMIKSGAAPLKPKPLHSSSFEPPGSGISSSGNEVPISLGKEREGSSVPMDVDALGYIDKSEKKIIVDERNEQRSKRSYRSKSKRHEGDEEESVEEEEEDDKIDHKHSRKKHRSYKSSRHSEDKHRHRKRHSSSKDRESQHSRKCGIDDDRCSRYRRKHNSPSDSGEHRSSRRQHKHHISSDDEHRLTRHRHKCGGSSEDEYEQRTEHGHKNGGSPDNKGRHRSKTTKHRKHRSEREPELEEGEICAKSDQSKANESDRVSRETSIDLLKSYQQESAPSQPSESTEVSDEFRAKIRAMLMATM